Within Enterobacter sp. RHBSTW-00175, the genomic segment CTTTCGTGAAGCCGCCCTTGCGCTCTGCGTTCGGCAAAGCTTTGGTCAAAATTCTGCATCCCCGCCTGTTGCCCGGTCTGGATAATACCAGGCAATTGCCAGGTTTTGCCCTCACGGATAAGGTTTGCCGACGCTGAAGTATTCACCAGCAGTTCGTACAGTGCCACGCGCCCTCCCTGAACATCCCGAAAGAGCTTTTGCGCCAGTACCGCGCGAAGACTACCCGCCAGTTGATTGCGCACCGGATCTTTTTCCTGTGCCGGAAAGGTATCGACCAGGCGCTCTATTGCCTGCGCAGCACCACGTGTATGCAGCGTTGCCAGCACCAGATGGCCGGTTTCCGCTGCCGTAAGGGCCAGCCTGATCGTTTCGCTATCGCGAAGCTCCCCCAACAAAATCACATCAGGATCTTCACGTAATGCGGCGCGAAGCGCCTCTGCAAATGAAGGACAGTGTTGGCCTATCTCCCGCTGATGGATAAGACAGCGATCGCTTTGATATATAAACTCAACCGGGTCTTCCAGCGTCAGAATGTGTTTATCGTAGTGGCGGTTAAGATGATCCACCATTGCCGCAAGCGTGGTGGATTTGCCACTTCCGGTTGCCCCTGTCACCAGAATCAGACCACTGTCGTTGTCCAGCAGTACCGGGAGCACACGTGGCGCACCCAGCGCCGAAAGCTGCGGGCAGCTCGCCGGCAAGAGTCTGAGCGTGAGTGAGGCCCCGTTAATGTGGCGGAATGCACTGCCGCGTAAACGCTGCTGGCTGGTGAGCGTCACTGCAAAATCCACCTGCCCATTTGCCCACCAGGTTCCCTGTTGTTCGTCGTTAAGCCACGTTTTTAATAGCTGCGTAATATCCGGCGGCGGGAATGGCGCAGGTTCAAGCGTACCTGCCCTGCGCCAGCGTGGCGGTGAATCACTACACAGGTGTAGATCCGACACATTATGCTTTACACTAAGGGCCACAATTTCTTCCATTACCACACGACTCTCCTCGGAAAATGAACGACATTGCGCATAACCTGGCACAGGTCCGGGACAAAATCTCAGCCGCAGCAACGCGTTGCGGCCGTGCTCCAGAAGAAGTTACGTTACTTGCAGTGAGCAAAACCAAGCCTGCGAGCGCCATCGCAGAAGCGATTGCCGCTGGCCATCGTGCGTTTGGTGAAAACTACGTGCAGGAGGGCGTGGACAAAATTCGTTATTTCCAGGAACGGGGAAATAGCGACCTGCAATGGCACTTTATTGGCCCGTTGCAGTCGAACAAAAGCCGTCTGGTCGCAGAGCACTTTGACTGGTGTCATACCCTTGATCGCCTGCGTATTGCGACCCGTCTCAGCGAGCAACGTCCGGCCGGACTCGCGCCACTTAACGTGCTGATTCAAATCAATATCAGTGACGAGAACAGCAAGTCGGGCATCGCGCTAAACGAGCTGGATACGCTGGCGGCAGAGGTGGCCGCGCTTCCGGGGTTAACCCTGCGCGGATTGATGGCCATCCCGGCGCCTGAGTCAAGTTACGAAAGGCAGTTTGCCGTGGCACAGCAAATGGCTGTAGCATTTGAGGCGCTTAAAGCGCGCTACTCTACGGTCGACACGCTTTCTCTGGGCATGTCGGACGATATGGAAGCCGCAATTGCGGCAGGCAGCACTATGGTGCGCATTGGCACAGCTATTTTCGGTGCGCGCGATTACCCCCAAAAATAAGGAAACCTGAGGAACGCCATGAAGACGTTGACTTTCCTGCTCTCAACGGTGATTGAACTGTATACGATGGCGCTATTACTGCGCGTCTGGATGCAGTGGGCGCGTTGTGATTTTTACAATCCCTTCTCGCAGTTTGTTGTGAAAATCACGCAACCTGTGGTGGGGCCACTGCGCCGTGTGATCCCGGCAATGGGGCCAATTGACAGCGCCTCTTTACTGGTCGCTTTTGTACTCAGCGTCATTAAGGCCATCGTGCTGTTTATGGTGGTGACGTTCCAGCCAATTATCTGGATCGCCGCCGTTCTGATTCTGGTCAAAACCATCGGGTTGTTGATTTTCTGGGTGCTGCTGGTGATGGCAATCATGAGCTGGGTAAGCCAGGGCCGTAGTCCGGTGGAATATGCCCTGATTCAGCTTGCCGAGCCGCTGCTGCGCCCAATCCGCAGTCTGTTGCCTTCGATGGGCGGCATCGACTTTTCACCGATGATTCTGGTGTTGTTGTTGTACGTCATCAACATGGGCATCACCGAGCTGCTACAGGCTACGGGCAACATGCTGCTGCCGGGGCTGTGGATGGCGTTATGAGTGCAGTAAGCACCTGCGCCGATGGGCTGGTTTTACGGTTGTATATTCAACCTAAAGCCAGCCGCGATAGTATTGTTGGACTGCATGGCGACGAATTAAAAGTCGCCATCACCGCCCCACCCGTTGATGGCCAGGCGAATGCGCATCTGACCAAATATCTGGCTAAACAGTTTCGCGTCGCCAAAAGTCAGGTCATCATTGAAAAGGGTGAACTTGGGCGTCATAAACAGGTAAAAATCCTCGACCCGAAATCCATCCCGACGGAAGTCGCGGCTCTGAAAGAACAGGAATAAACGATGCAGAAAGTTGTTCTCGCTACCGGTAACGCCGGTAAGGTGCGCGAGCTGGCCTCGCTGTTGAATGATTTTGGTCTGGATGTCGTCGCACAGACTGAACTGGGCGTAGAGTCCGCCGAAGAGACGGGCCTGACGTTTATTGAAAACGCGATCCTGAAGGCGCGCCACGCGGCACAGGTTACTGGCCTGCCCGCGATTGCCGATGACTCTGGTCTGGCTGTTGATTATCTGGGTGGTGCGCCAGGCATCTATTCCGCGCGTTATTCAGGCGTTGATGCTACTGACCAGCAGAATCTGGAAAAACTGCTTGTTGCGCTGCAAGATGTTCCTGACGAAAAGCGTCAGGCGCAGTTCCACTGCGTGCTGGTCTATCTGCGTCATGCAGAAGACCCAACACCCGTTGTCTGCCACGGCAGTTGGCCGGGCGTGATTACCCGTGAAGCGGCAGGCAACGGCGGTTTTGGCTATGATCCGATTTTCTTTGTCCCGACTGAGGGCAAAACCGCTGCGGAACTGACCCGCGAAGAGAAAAGCGCGATTTCCCACCGTGGACGCGCACTGAAACTGTTACTGGAAGCATTACGTAATGGCTAATTTGCCACCTCTGAGTCTTTATATTCATATCCCGTGGTGCGTACAGAAATGCCCGTACTGCGATTTCAACTCGCACGCGCTGAAAGGCGAAGTGCCGCACGATGACTACGTTGCGCATCTGCTGGCTGACCTGGATGCCGATGTACCTTACGCACAGGGACGTGAAGTTAAGACCATTTTTATTGGTGGCGGTACGCCGAGCCTGCTGTCAGGCCCGGCAATGCAAACGCTGCTGGATGGCGTGAGAGCGCGCCTCAATCTGGCGGCGGATGCTGAAATTACGATGGAAGCCAACCCCGGAACCGTTGAAGCTGACCGTTTTATCGAGTATCAGCGCGCGGGGGTGAACCGTATTTCCATCGGCGTGCAGAGTTTTAGCGAGCCAAAATTAAAACGTCTGGGACGTATTCACGGCCCGGAAGAGGCAAAACGTGCGGCAAACCTGGCGACGGGTCTTGGCCTGCGCAGTTTTAACCTCGATTTGATGCACGGCCTGCCGGATCAGTCCCTGGAAGAGGCGCTGGACGACTTGCGCCAGGCAATTGCGCTGAACCCGCCGCATCTCTCCTGGTATCAGTTGACCATTGAACCGAACACGCTGTTTGGCTCCCGCCCACCGGTACTGCCGGATGATGACGCGCTGTGGGACATCTTTGAGCAGGGGCATCAGTTGCTGACCGCCGCAGGCTATCAGCAGTACGAAACCTCCGCGTATGCGAAGCCAGGCTACCAGTGTCAGCACAACCTGAACTACTGGCGCTTTGGTGATTATCTGGGTATTGGCTGCGGCGCACACGGTAAAGTGACCTTCCCGGACGGACGCATTCTGCGTACCGCCAAGACGCGTCATCCGCGCGGGTTTATGGAAGGGCGTTACCTGGAGCGCAGTCATGATGTTGAGGTTGCTGATAAACCGTTCGAGTTCTTTATGAACCGCTTCCGCCTGCTGGAAGCCGCCCCACGTGCGGAGTTTACGCTGTACACCGGCTTGCCGGAGTCGGTGATACGCCCACAGATTGACGAAGCGCTGGCGCAGAAGTATCTCACCGAGTGCGATGATTTCTGGCAGATTACCGAACACGGAAAACTGTTCTTAAATTCCCTTCTGGAGCTGTTCCTCGCCGAAGAATCTGAAAGCTGATTCAGGATTTTGCATCCCGTTCTGCCAGCTAAGAGAAAGGCTGGCAGAGTGTGGGGATGGACAAATCAAAACAACTCCGCAAACAAATGACGCCCGAAGAATTACGCCTCTGGTATTTGCTCAGAGGACGGCGATTCTTTGGGTATAAGTTTCGCCGCCAGATGCCGGTTGGTACGTATATCGTCGATTTTGCTTGTTTTAAGGCGAAACTGATCGTTGAGCTGGATGGAGGGCAACATCAGGATGAAGCGGCGTATGACTTACGAAGAACTGCGTTCTTAAACGCAAACGGCTGGGAAGTTTTGCGGTTCTGGAATAATGAATTTATGGTGAACGAAGAAGAAGTCTTGATGGTTATTTTGCAAAAATTGCAGAGCCTGATGCCCTCACCCTAACCCTCTCCCACAGGGAGAGGGAACGCTTACCCCCTCTCCCTGTGGGTGTACGTTCCGGGGACATGGTAGACAGGTGTTCGGGGACATGGTGAACACTTTTTAACATCCTTTACCCATGGTGATCGACTTTTTCTTCAGGTCGATCACCCCCACTTTCGTGCTGTACCACCACACCTCGTAGCTGCCGTCTTCCTGCATCTCCTTCAGCCCGACCCGTTCTCCCCTGAACGCCTTGCCTGCGCTCAGACTTACCCCTTTCACGCTCAGCTTTCCGCTGATATCCAC encodes:
- a CDS encoding XTP/dITP diphosphatase yields the protein MQKVVLATGNAGKVRELASLLNDFGLDVVAQTELGVESAEETGLTFIENAILKARHAAQVTGLPAIADDSGLAVDYLGGAPGIYSARYSGVDATDQQNLEKLLVALQDVPDEKRQAQFHCVLVYLRHAEDPTPVVCHGSWPGVITREAAGNGGFGYDPIFFVPTEGKTAAELTREEKSAISHRGRALKLLLEALRNG
- a CDS encoding YggT family protein → MKTLTFLLSTVIELYTMALLLRVWMQWARCDFYNPFSQFVVKITQPVVGPLRRVIPAMGPIDSASLLVAFVLSVIKAIVLFMVVTFQPIIWIAAVLILVKTIGLLIFWVLLVMAIMSWVSQGRSPVEYALIQLAEPLLRPIRSLLPSMGGIDFSPMILVLLLYVINMGITELLQATGNMLLPGLWMAL
- a CDS encoding type IV pilus twitching motility protein PilT, translated to MVMEEIVALSVKHNVSDLHLCSDSPPRWRRAGTLEPAPFPPPDITQLLKTWLNDEQQGTWWANGQVDFAVTLTSQQRLRGSAFRHINGASLTLRLLPASCPQLSALGAPRVLPVLLDNDSGLILVTGATGSGKSTTLAAMVDHLNRHYDKHILTLEDPVEFIYQSDRCLIHQREIGQHCPSFAEALRAALREDPDVILLGELRDSETIRLALTAAETGHLVLATLHTRGAAQAIERLVDTFPAQEKDPVRNQLAGSLRAVLAQKLFRDVQGGRVALYELLVNTSASANLIREGKTWQLPGIIQTGQQAGMQNFDQSFAERRAQGRLHERSAVAPG
- the yggU gene encoding DUF167 family protein YggU encodes the protein MSAVSTCADGLVLRLYIQPKASRDSIVGLHGDELKVAITAPPVDGQANAHLTKYLAKQFRVAKSQVIIEKGELGRHKQVKILDPKSIPTEVAALKEQE
- a CDS encoding YggS family pyridoxal phosphate-dependent enzyme; the encoded protein is MNDIAHNLAQVRDKISAAATRCGRAPEEVTLLAVSKTKPASAIAEAIAAGHRAFGENYVQEGVDKIRYFQERGNSDLQWHFIGPLQSNKSRLVAEHFDWCHTLDRLRIATRLSEQRPAGLAPLNVLIQINISDENSKSGIALNELDTLAAEVAALPGLTLRGLMAIPAPESSYERQFAVAQQMAVAFEALKARYSTVDTLSLGMSDDMEAAIAAGSTMVRIGTAIFGARDYPQK
- a CDS encoding endonuclease domain-containing protein, with translation MDKSKQLRKQMTPEELRLWYLLRGRRFFGYKFRRQMPVGTYIVDFACFKAKLIVELDGGQHQDEAAYDLRRTAFLNANGWEVLRFWNNEFMVNEEEVLMVILQKLQSLMPSP
- the hemW gene encoding radical SAM family heme chaperone HemW, yielding MANLPPLSLYIHIPWCVQKCPYCDFNSHALKGEVPHDDYVAHLLADLDADVPYAQGREVKTIFIGGGTPSLLSGPAMQTLLDGVRARLNLAADAEITMEANPGTVEADRFIEYQRAGVNRISIGVQSFSEPKLKRLGRIHGPEEAKRAANLATGLGLRSFNLDLMHGLPDQSLEEALDDLRQAIALNPPHLSWYQLTIEPNTLFGSRPPVLPDDDALWDIFEQGHQLLTAAGYQQYETSAYAKPGYQCQHNLNYWRFGDYLGIGCGAHGKVTFPDGRILRTAKTRHPRGFMEGRYLERSHDVEVADKPFEFFMNRFRLLEAAPRAEFTLYTGLPESVIRPQIDEALAQKYLTECDDFWQITEHGKLFLNSLLELFLAEESES